The Vigna radiata var. radiata cultivar VC1973A unplaced genomic scaffold, Vradiata_ver6 scaffold_386, whole genome shotgun sequence genome contains a region encoding:
- the LOC106780037 gene encoding uncharacterized protein LOC106780037: MVTTRGMENPDPIQMIKDLQAQLEEQARTIATLQQELQQKKTDDAERSKEKQHDREASEDSQNHNPPPPPRSLDFLPFTDAIMRAPMPDRPPPHVEKFDGTTNPEYRLRNFVDSMAFYTQSDPVKCRAFSLSLRGEALEWYYTLPPNSVDNFRMLTNMFTKQYSTNRHEEVTAAELVNLRQGKDETLRAFMHRYNQAARRIKGASPEFIIGSLPNCLKPGFVSESLYAKLPHTLEELQQKMAKFIKMEDQRISRKQQHEEHSASINKREGKRKNDSVREQKPVPNLNPRYDRYAHLTAPREKICRFHNSGGHTTEGCQTLKDEIQKLICAGHLREFVKEDSGRVGHSPRKTRRSPEHAKRKSNYSRDRSRSPPSHKSRSRPREREPIIKGRIDTISGGFAGGGASTSARKRHLRNLHSIHSVIRTPVSMPDITFKNKDFHAPDPDQDDPMVITARIAQYDVSKVLVDQGSSVNILYWTTFRRMEISEDMIAPFNKQIVGFAGERVDTRGYIDLRTHLGSEDRGKELRVRFLLVEANTSYNALLGRPCLNAFRVIVSTPHLAMKFPTDKGNICTVRADQRTARQCYVAGLKVTPYRKENRTEAILIDLDPRTNTDERIQSEGEIRPFVVGKTKQQTTSTAANLQPSDKNALKELLKDNNDLFA, translated from the exons atggtgaccacaagaggCATGGAGAATCCAGATCCAATCCAGATGATAAAAGACCTGCAGGCGCAGTTGGAAGAACAAGCCCGAACTATTGCAACCTTACAGCAGGAATTACAACAGAAGAAGACTGATGACGCCGAACgtagcaaagaaaaacaacacgACCGAGAGGCATCTGAAGACAGTCAGAATCATAATCCGCCTCCTCCCCCTCGGTCCCTAGATTTTTTGCCGTTCACCGATGCCATCATGCGGGCCCCTATGCCCGATCGGCCTCCACCCCACGTGGAGAAATTCGACGGTACAACGAATCCAGAATATCGTTTGCGGAACTTCGTCGATTCAATGGCCTTCTACACTCAAAGTGATCCGGTAAAATGTCGGGCGTTCTCCCTGTCGCTGAGGGGAGAAGCCCTCGAATGGTACTACACCCTTCCACCCAATTCGGTGGACAATTTCCGCATGCTGACAAACATGTTCACAAAGCAATATTCCACCAACCGACATGAAGAAGTGACCGCTGCCGAACTAGTCAACCTCAGGCAGGGAAAAGACGAAACTCTCAGAGCTTTCATGCACCGATACAACCAAGCTGCCCGAAGGATAAAGGGAGCTAGCCCCGAATTCATCATCGGCAGCCTACCCAACTGCCTAAAACCAGGATTCGTCTCTGAAAGCCTATACGCCAAATTACCCCATACGCTGGAGGAGCTACAACAAAAGATGGCTAAGTTCATTAAAATGGAAGACCAGAGGATTTCTCGAAAGCAACAACACGAGGAGCATTCGGCAAGTATTAACAAAAGAGAGGGCAAGCGGAAAAATGACAGTGTCCGGGAACAGAAACCAGTCCCGAACCTAAACCCCAGATACGATCGCTACGCGCATCTCACCGCCCCCAGAGAAAAG ATATGCCGATTCCATAATTCGGGGGGACATACTACTGAAGGCTGCCAAACTCTCAAAGATGAAATACAGAAGCTAATCTGTGCCGGACATCTTCGTGAATTTGTGAAGGAAGATTCCGGCCGTGTGGGACACTCCCCCAGAAAGACACGAAGAAGCCCGGAGCATGCCAAACGAAAAAGTAATTATTCACGCGACCGTTCTCGTAGTCCTCCGAGCCACAAATCCCGTAGTCGACCAAGAGAGCGGGAACCTATAATAAAAGGCAGGATTGACACCATCTCAGGAGGTTTCGCTGGAGGAGGCGCTTCAACCTCAGCACGGAAGAGACACTTGAGAAATTTGCATAGCATACACTCAGTGATACGCACTCCGGTGTCAATGCCGGACattacattcaaaaacaaagATTTTCATGCACCAGATCCTGATCAGGATGACCCCATGGTCATCACCGCCCGCATTGCACAATACGATGTGAGTAAAGTCCTTGTCGATCAGGGTAGTTcagttaatatattatactgGACAACTTTTCGAAGAATGGAGATTTCTGAAGATATGATTGCTCCGTTTAACAAGCAAATTGTTGGCTTTGCTGGAGAGAGAGTAGACACCCGGGGGTATATCGACTTACGAACCCACCTAGGATCTGAAGATCGTGGTAAAGAGCTCAGAGTTCGTTTCTTGCTTGTAGAAGCAAACACGTCCTATAATGCCCTCCTAGGACGCCCATGCTTGAATGCCTTTAGGGTAATCGTATCTACCCCACATCTGGCGATGAAATTTCCTACAGACAAGGGAAATATTTGCACCGTCCGGGCAGATCAGAGAACCGCTCGTCAATGCTATGTTGCTGGTTTAAAGGTCACACCTTACAGAAAAGAGAACCGCACCGAGGCAATCCTGATTGACCTTGATCCAAGGACCAATACAGACGAACGCATACAATCGGAAGGTGAGATAAGGCCTTTCGTCGTGGGAAAAACCAAACAACAAACTACTTCAACCGCCGCCAACCTTCAGCCATCTGACAAAAATGCGCTGAAAGAACTATTAAAAGATAACAACGATTTATTCGCCTAG